The following proteins are encoded in a genomic region of Protaetiibacter sp. SSC-01:
- a CDS encoding glutamate--cysteine ligase: protein MRTFGVEEELLLVDELTGRPVAVAPAALASDRLGAPAPGPSLDAELQQEMIETATRPCETLDRLRLEILAGRARADAAARSCGARAVALAMSPEPVDPHPTASARYDEMVARYGRTARTNLTCGFHVHVAIESSDEGVAVLDRIRGWLPVLLALSANSPFESGGDTGHESFRYASWMRWPTSGPLDVLGSAAAYRELEQGLLGSGVLMDAGMFYFDARLSRRYPTVEVRVMDVCLSADAAASLAALVRGMAVRAIIDLRAGSAPLELPTPVLRLASWKAALCGATGELLDPRAGRLRPAEDVVAALLAWSAAGLDTTGDTDEVHAGVGRILRDGTGARRQRMLRPLPPGERTRALVDASHDAAIAAVGAPMVDTSQPSAYG, encoded by the coding sequence ATGCGCACATTCGGCGTCGAGGAGGAGCTGCTGCTCGTCGACGAGCTCACCGGCCGCCCCGTCGCGGTCGCCCCGGCCGCCCTCGCATCCGATCGGCTCGGCGCCCCCGCGCCCGGGCCGAGCCTCGACGCCGAGCTTCAGCAGGAGATGATCGAGACGGCGACGCGTCCGTGCGAGACCCTCGACCGGTTGCGGCTGGAGATCCTCGCGGGTCGAGCCCGAGCGGATGCCGCGGCCCGGTCGTGCGGCGCCCGCGCCGTCGCGCTCGCGATGTCGCCCGAGCCCGTCGACCCGCATCCCACCGCGAGCGCGAGGTACGACGAGATGGTCGCGCGCTACGGGCGCACGGCGCGTACGAATCTCACGTGCGGCTTCCATGTCCACGTGGCGATCGAGTCGAGCGACGAGGGCGTGGCCGTGCTCGACCGCATCCGGGGCTGGCTGCCCGTGCTGCTCGCGCTGAGCGCCAACTCGCCGTTCGAGTCGGGAGGCGACACGGGGCACGAGAGCTTCCGCTACGCGAGCTGGATGCGCTGGCCCACGTCGGGGCCGCTCGACGTGCTCGGCTCCGCGGCCGCGTACCGGGAGCTCGAGCAGGGCCTGCTCGGTTCGGGCGTGCTCATGGACGCGGGCATGTTCTACTTCGACGCGCGGCTCTCGCGCCGCTACCCGACGGTCGAGGTGCGCGTCATGGACGTCTGCCTTTCGGCGGATGCCGCTGCCTCGCTCGCGGCGCTCGTGCGCGGCATGGCGGTGCGGGCCATCATCGACTTGCGCGCCGGGTCGGCGCCTCTCGAGCTGCCGACGCCGGTGCTGCGGCTGGCCTCGTGGAAGGCCGCGCTGTGCGGTGCGACGGGCGAGCTCCTCGACCCGCGCGCGGGGCGGCTGCGTCCCGCCGAGGACGTCGTGGCCGCATTGCTCGCGTGGTCGGCGGCGGGGCTCGACACGACCGGTGACACCGACGAGGTGCATGCGGGGGTCGGCAGGATCCTCCGCGACGGCACCGGTGCGCGCCGCCAACGGATGCTGCGGCCCTTGCCGCCGGGGGAGCGGACCCGCGCACTCGTGGACGCGAGCCACGACGCGGCGATCGCAGCGGTCGGGGCGCCGATGGTTGACACTTCTCAACCATCGGCGTATGGTTGA
- a CDS encoding LCP family protein, which yields MSAEELKRDRSRRARSPQPKAIARHGRLRRSRAWKTVLGFVGASLAVVLVATGSVAGLALYQFTSEVAENSVDINGEIAAAIPEIGAYEGGFNILVVGTDAYSDREGSRNDVNIVVHVSADQTSAVAVSIPRDMVVPFPGCINPDTGKKWGVGTFPINNALLYGGLPCAVEVVQNFTGLDIQFAGMIGFDGVANLSTAVGGVTICLSKGIHDKKSGIDLDAGSHTLSGWDALAFLRTRYGVGDGSDLTRISSQQVFLSALLRKLKSEDTLTNVGKLLSLANVARQNMTLSTELSQPATMVAMAKALSRIPMDRVTFVQYPGSTGGTGVYEGKVQPIAGLGRQLMDAIRADQAIGVDQAGDGRGAELDPNAPPPVEPDPAQPDPSATPDPSATPTEAPVLPEKVVISGIRGQTAADQTCSVGRG from the coding sequence ATGTCAGCCGAGGAGCTCAAGCGCGACCGCTCGCGCCGCGCGCGTTCGCCTCAGCCGAAGGCCATCGCGCGCCACGGCCGACTGCGCCGCTCGCGCGCCTGGAAGACCGTGCTCGGCTTCGTGGGGGCGTCGCTCGCCGTCGTGCTCGTCGCGACCGGGTCGGTCGCGGGCCTCGCGCTCTACCAGTTCACGAGCGAGGTGGCCGAGAACTCGGTCGACATCAACGGCGAGATCGCCGCGGCCATCCCCGAGATCGGGGCGTACGAGGGCGGCTTCAACATCCTCGTCGTCGGCACCGACGCGTACTCGGACCGCGAGGGGTCGCGCAACGACGTCAACATCGTCGTGCACGTCTCGGCCGATCAGACGAGCGCCGTCGCCGTCAGCATCCCGCGCGACATGGTCGTGCCGTTCCCCGGGTGCATCAACCCGGACACGGGCAAGAAGTGGGGGGTCGGCACCTTCCCGATCAACAACGCGCTGCTCTACGGCGGGCTGCCGTGCGCGGTCGAGGTCGTGCAGAACTTCACGGGGCTCGACATCCAGTTCGCGGGCATGATCGGCTTCGACGGCGTCGCGAACCTGTCGACCGCGGTCGGCGGCGTGACCATCTGCCTCTCCAAGGGCATCCACGACAAGAAGTCGGGCATCGACCTCGACGCCGGCAGCCACACCCTCTCCGGTTGGGACGCGCTCGCGTTCCTCCGCACGCGCTACGGCGTGGGAGACGGCTCGGACCTCACGCGCATCAGCTCGCAGCAGGTGTTCCTCTCGGCGCTGCTCCGCAAGCTCAAGTCGGAGGACACGCTCACCAACGTCGGCAAGCTCCTGAGCCTCGCGAACGTCGCGCGCCAGAACATGACGCTCTCGACGGAGCTCTCGCAGCCCGCGACGATGGTCGCGATGGCGAAGGCCCTCAGCCGCATCCCCATGGACCGGGTCACCTTCGTGCAGTACCCCGGTTCCACGGGAGGCACGGGCGTGTACGAGGGCAAGGTGCAGCCGATCGCGGGCCTCGGTCGCCAGCTCATGGACGCCATCCGGGCCGACCAGGCGATCGGCGTCGACCAGGCCGGTGACGGGCGCGGTGCCGAGCTCGACCCCAACGCGCCTCCGCCCGTCGAGCCCGACCCCGCGCAGCCGGACCCCTCGGCGACGCCCGACCCGTCGGCCACGCCGACGGAGGCTCCCGTGCTGCCCGAGAAGGTCGTGATCTCCGGCATCCGCGGTCAGACCGCCGCCGACCAGACCTGCTCCGTCGGCCGCGGCTGA